The Triticum dicoccoides isolate Atlit2015 ecotype Zavitan chromosome 6A, WEW_v2.0, whole genome shotgun sequence genome has a window encoding:
- the LOC119314720 gene encoding protein DETOXIFICATION 35-like, whose protein sequence is MGSALETLCGQAFGAGQVAMLGVYMQRSWIILTASALLLSPLYIFAGNILRLLGQEEAIAAAAGEFTLRIIPQMFALAINFPTQKFLQAQSKVVALAWIGFAALIAHVGLLALFVSLLGWGIAGAAAAYDISSWLTALAQVAYVVGWCRDGWTGLSRAAFNELWAFVKLSLASAVMLCLEIWYMMVLVVLTGHLDDAEIAVDSISICMNINGWEGMLFIGLSAAISVRVSNELGSGRPRATVHAVAVVLAQSLALGLAAMVLILATRNEFAVIFTGDRHLQKAVSNIAGLLAVTMVLNSIQPVISGIAVGGGWQAAVAYINLGCYYAFGLPLGFIFGYLFRWGVRGIWAGMLCGTALQTGILMYMVFKTDWKAEASRALERVRLWGGQHAKLPTTDSEETS, encoded by the exons ATGGGGAGCGCGCTGGAGACGCTGTGCGGGCAGGCGTTCGGGGCGGGGCAGGTGGCCATGCTGGGCGTGTACATGCAGCGCTCGTGGATCATCCTCACGGCCTCGGCCCTCCTCCTCTCGCCGCTCTACATCTTCGCGGGGAACATCCTGCGGCTGCTCGGCCAGGAGGAAGCCATCGCGGCGGCCGCCGGCGAGTTCACGCTGCGCATCATCCCGCAGATGTTCGCGCTGGCCATCAACTTCCCCACGCAGAAGTTCCTCCAGGCGCAGAGCAAGGTGGTGGCGCTGGCGTGGATCGGCTTCGCCGCCCTGATCGCGCACGTCGGCCTGCTGGCCCTCTTCGTGTCCCTGCTCGGCTGGGGCATCGCCGGCGCCGCGGCGGCCTACGACATCTCCTCCTGGCTGACCGCGCTCGCGCAGGTGGCGTACGTGGTCGGGTGGTGCCGGGACGGGTGGACGGGCCTGTCCCGCGCGGCGTTCAACGAGCTCTGGGCCTTCGTCAAGCTCTCCCTCGCCTCCGCCGTGATGCTCTGCCTCGAGATCTGGTACATGATGGTGCTCGTGGTGCTCACGGGCCACCTCGACGACGCCGAGATCGCCGTGGACTCCATCTCCATCTGCATGAACATCAACGGGTGGGAGGGGATGCTCTTCATCGGCCTGAGCGCGGCCATCAGCGTGCGCGTGTCCAACGAGCTGGGCTCCGGCCGGCCGCGCGCCACGGTGCACGCCGTGGCGGTGGTGCTGGCGCAGTCGCTGGCGCTCGGGCTGGCTGCCATGGTGCTGATCCTGGCGACGCGGAACGAGTTCGCCGTCATCTTCACGGGCGACCGGCACCTGCAGAAGGCCGTGTCCAACATCGCCGGCCTGCTCGCGGTCACCATGGTGCTCAACAGCATCCAGCCCGTCATCTCGGGCATCGCCGTCGGCGGCGGCTGGCAGGCCGCCGTCGCCTACATCAACCTCGGCTGCTACTACGCCTTCGGCCTCCCCCTCGGGTTCATCTTCGGCTACCTCTTCCGATGGGGCGTCAGG GGGATTTGGGCGGGCATGCTGTGCGGGACGGCGTTGCAGACGGGGATCCTCATGTACATGGTCTTCAAGACCGACTGGAAAGCAGAG GCATCGAGGGCGCTGGAGAGGGTGAGATTGTGGGGAGGGCAGCACGCGAAGCTTCCCACCACTGACAGCGAAGAGACTAGCTAG